The following coding sequences are from one Acidisarcina sp. window:
- the pgsA gene encoding CDP-diacylglycerol--glycerol-3-phosphate 3-phosphatidyltransferase: MNLPNSITMSRIFSVPVLIWMLSPVFPFRGHGEQEICASIVFILASITDGVDGYLARRRGQITTMGMLLDPVADKLMVSAAFICLVAYNPHIVKPWIAVLVIGREFLVSGLRSIATTEGFTIEASDLGKLKTVIQIVSVVAAILAHGWFEWHFGWFILPVEWTAIVAIYFMVLVSIISAVDYFVAFWKKIDHASADTRRKSSFVLSRRKKEIPATAKNL; this comes from the coding sequence GTGAACCTGCCAAATTCCATCACGATGAGCCGCATCTTCTCGGTGCCAGTGCTTATCTGGATGTTGTCGCCCGTCTTTCCTTTCCGGGGACATGGCGAGCAGGAAATCTGTGCTTCAATCGTCTTTATCCTGGCCTCCATCACGGATGGAGTGGATGGCTATCTTGCCCGGCGACGAGGCCAGATCACGACCATGGGTATGCTGCTCGATCCGGTGGCAGACAAGCTGATGGTCTCCGCCGCTTTTATCTGCCTTGTGGCCTACAATCCGCACATCGTCAAGCCGTGGATTGCGGTTCTGGTGATCGGGCGGGAGTTTCTGGTGAGCGGGTTGCGATCAATTGCGACTACCGAGGGCTTCACCATCGAAGCCAGCGACCTGGGCAAGTTGAAGACCGTTATCCAGATCGTCTCAGTTGTCGCTGCCATCCTGGCGCATGGCTGGTTTGAGTGGCACTTCGGCTGGTTCATTCTTCCCGTCGAGTGGACCGCGATCGTCGCGATCTACTTCATGGTGTTGGTCTCCATCATCTCCGCCGTAGATTACTTTGTAGCCTTCTGGAAGAAGATCGATCATGCCTCGGCGGATACGCGCCGCAAGTCCAGCTTTGTCCTCAGCCGACGCAAAAAAGAGATTCCGGCCACCGCAAAAAACCTTTAG
- a CDS encoding GvpL/GvpF family gas vesicle protein produces MAWYAYCIGEKQSFPELARHRKPIPFASVTGVSGNQVFLYPASDLALIVSEHNPEEQYDQKAGVDHARVIADCFKLSTVLPFRFGTVFHDDEALRRSIRSNQRQFLANMERLRGKAEMHLKVVVDDSCREITRPVAQDCVGKEYLTSLRENATRQRERQTKARAISVQLHRMFAPLDEEISCRRIDTGKMLLDIAHLIDSKSVERYQNKYVSAMQILKDCKLQLSGPWPPYHFVHKLIRPCHQPVAAAPVAVTREVAAIV; encoded by the coding sequence ATGGCATGGTATGCCTATTGTATTGGTGAAAAACAGTCCTTTCCTGAATTAGCCCGGCACCGTAAGCCTATACCTTTTGCATCTGTTACAGGTGTTTCCGGAAATCAGGTTTTTCTTTATCCCGCCAGTGATCTAGCCCTTATCGTCAGCGAGCACAATCCAGAAGAGCAGTATGACCAGAAAGCTGGAGTAGATCATGCTCGCGTCATCGCCGACTGCTTCAAGCTATCGACGGTTCTTCCCTTCCGCTTCGGAACCGTTTTCCACGACGACGAAGCGCTGAGACGGTCCATCCGTTCCAACCAAAGGCAATTTCTCGCGAATATGGAAAGGCTTCGCGGAAAGGCCGAGATGCACTTGAAGGTAGTAGTGGACGATTCCTGCCGCGAGATAACACGGCCGGTGGCGCAGGACTGCGTAGGCAAGGAATACCTGACCAGTCTGCGCGAGAACGCAACCCGCCAACGGGAACGCCAGACCAAGGCACGCGCGATTTCCGTGCAATTGCATCGCATGTTCGCGCCCCTGGATGAGGAGATTTCCTGCCGTCGGATCGATACCGGGAAGATGTTGCTCGACATCGCCCACCTGATCGACTCGAAATCCGTGGAACGCTACCAGAACAAGTACGTCAGCGCTATGCAGATCCTGAAGGATTGCAAACTGCAACTCTCCGGCCCCTGGCCACCTTACCACTTTGTCCACAAGCTGATCCGGCCCTGCCATCAGCCTGTCGCGGCTGCACCGGTCGCGGTGACTCGTGAGGTTGCGGCAATTGTCTGA
- the aroE gene encoding shikimate dehydrogenase translates to MNLPTSSSSPNYRRFRVGKVCVAIIGSTPAELVEKAQACLADSTFLEFRLDYLATPQTALPKLKHFFAEHGEVTAIATCRRAANGGKFKGTVAAEIEILQKAAGSGFHLVDVELETAESLKPQELEKLRSKVGLVLSYHDFVATVKLDSVFERMQKFGADFYKVVSTAKSLSDNVTMMRFLERTRDQANVVGICMGEEGVISRVLGLRAGSAFTFASATVGEETAPGQIAARTLVDTYRIDQLDAATRVFGVAGNPVKHSLSPLMLNSAFRRERVNAIYLALQTTRIDDLLKLVREVPISGLSVTMPFKEEILQHLEKTDPLSSKIGACNTVVRAQDGKLYGFNTDVTAVVRPLEKRLRLKDAKILVLGAGGAARAAVFGLREKGAEVFILNRTPQPAQKLAREAKAKTFRRENLTKTQFDVIVNATPVGMHGVKPNHILEPKEINARLVFDLVYNPIETPLIRMAREKGIPVVTGVEMFVHQGARQFEIWTGKPAPEEEMLRVVVHALRQRAEAATEARTKS, encoded by the coding sequence ATGAATCTTCCTACATCGAGTTCCTCGCCAAACTACCGCCGCTTCCGAGTAGGAAAGGTGTGCGTTGCCATTATCGGATCCACTCCAGCTGAACTGGTGGAAAAGGCGCAGGCCTGCCTCGCCGACAGCACATTTCTCGAATTTCGCCTGGATTATCTAGCCACCCCGCAGACGGCGCTGCCCAAACTGAAGCACTTCTTTGCGGAGCACGGTGAAGTTACCGCTATCGCGACATGCCGTAGGGCCGCCAATGGCGGCAAATTCAAGGGCACGGTTGCAGCCGAGATCGAGATTCTGCAGAAGGCAGCAGGCTCGGGGTTTCACCTGGTGGATGTGGAGTTGGAGACCGCCGAGAGCCTGAAGCCGCAGGAGCTGGAAAAGCTGCGGAGTAAGGTTGGGCTGGTCCTCTCCTATCACGACTTTGTGGCGACGGTGAAGCTGGATAGCGTGTTCGAGCGCATGCAGAAGTTCGGGGCGGATTTCTACAAAGTTGTCTCGACCGCGAAGTCGCTCTCCGACAACGTGACAATGATGCGCTTTCTGGAGCGGACGCGGGACCAGGCAAACGTGGTAGGCATCTGCATGGGAGAAGAAGGGGTTATCAGCCGGGTTCTGGGGCTGCGGGCCGGCAGTGCCTTCACCTTTGCCTCGGCCACGGTGGGCGAAGAGACGGCTCCCGGACAGATTGCTGCCCGCACGCTGGTGGATACCTATCGTATCGATCAGTTGGACGCGGCGACGCGCGTCTTTGGCGTAGCGGGGAATCCGGTGAAGCATTCGCTGTCTCCTCTGATGCTGAACTCCGCCTTCCGCCGGGAGAGGGTGAACGCGATTTACCTGGCGCTCCAGACCACCAGGATCGACGATCTGCTGAAGCTGGTGCGCGAGGTGCCGATCAGCGGACTCAGCGTCACCATGCCGTTTAAGGAAGAGATCCTGCAGCATCTGGAGAAGACCGATCCGTTATCCAGTAAGATCGGCGCCTGCAATACGGTCGTGCGGGCGCAGGATGGCAAGCTCTATGGATTCAACACCGATGTGACCGCCGTGGTGCGTCCCCTGGAAAAACGCCTGCGGTTGAAGGATGCCAAAATCCTGGTGCTGGGCGCCGGAGGCGCGGCGCGGGCTGCTGTCTTCGGCCTGCGGGAGAAGGGGGCGGAGGTCTTTATCCTGAATCGCACACCGCAGCCAGCCCAGAAGCTGGCGCGGGAAGCGAAGGCCAAGACCTTCCGGCGGGAGAATCTCACCAAGACCCAGTTCGACGTGATCGTAAACGCGACACCGGTGGGCATGCACGGGGTGAAGCCGAACCATATTCTCGAACCAAAAGAAATCAATGCCCGCTTGGTTTTCGATCTCGTCTACAATCCCATTGAGACACCTCTGATTCGCATGGCGCGCGAAAAGGGCATTCCCGTCGTAACCGGCGTGGAGATGTTTGTTCATCAGGGTGCCCGGCAGTTTGAGATCTGGACCGGGAAACCGGCTCCGGAAGAAGAGATGCTCCGCGTCGTGGTCCATGCGCTCCGCCAGCGCGCGGAAGCGGCGACGGAAGCCCGCACGAAGTCCTGA
- the pgeF gene encoding peptidoglycan editing factor PgeF translates to MSASSPLEVVRIPAWEKHPRLVHGFSTRTGGVTTVYQPGEGKERRDLNLGFTSSDTEENVLTNRRLFLEAVVGEKSPTLSSLVTLKQIHSTLLHRVGSEQAGERASLAGDGLMTDEPGVILGIQTADCIPVLIADPRRGVVAAFHAGWRGTLGRIVEAGVGRMRLEFGSRPEDLLAAIGPGIGQCCYSVGEEVLHQFQSQFLYADDLFREVYDSDPVKAKYPLLFLTARAPGHSNLGPSLHLDLKEANCRQLLDAGLQPDAISVVADCTSCQPERYFSHRGEHGFTGRMLSVVGLRAGG, encoded by the coding sequence TTGTCTGCCTCTTCGCCCCTGGAGGTAGTTCGCATACCGGCGTGGGAGAAGCACCCCAGGCTGGTGCACGGCTTCAGCACGCGGACCGGTGGGGTGACGACCGTCTACCAGCCGGGCGAGGGGAAGGAGCGCAGGGACCTGAACCTGGGATTCACTTCATCGGATACCGAGGAGAATGTCCTCACGAATCGTCGCCTGTTCCTGGAGGCAGTGGTTGGGGAAAAGTCGCCTACTCTGTCCAGCCTGGTGACTTTGAAGCAGATCCACTCCACCTTGCTGCACCGGGTGGGCTCGGAACAGGCCGGGGAGCGCGCCTCGTTAGCCGGAGATGGGCTGATGACGGATGAACCGGGTGTGATTCTGGGCATCCAGACGGCGGATTGCATTCCCGTTCTTATCGCAGACCCCAGGCGGGGCGTGGTGGCTGCCTTCCATGCAGGCTGGCGTGGCACGCTGGGCAGGATCGTGGAGGCCGGGGTGGGCCGGATGCGGCTTGAGTTTGGCAGTCGGCCTGAGGATCTCCTGGCCGCAATTGGTCCGGGCATCGGGCAGTGCTGCTACTCAGTGGGCGAAGAGGTGCTGCACCAGTTTCAATCCCAGTTTCTATACGCAGACGATCTTTTCCGGGAGGTATACGACTCGGATCCGGTTAAAGCGAAGTACCCTCTGTTATTCCTCACGGCGCGAGCGCCAGGGCATAGCAATCTTGGGCCATCGCTGCATCTGGACCTCAAGGAGGCGAACTGCCGGCAATTGCTCGATGCAGGGTTGCAACCCGATGCTATCTCCGTGGTAGCGGACTGCACCAGTTGCCAGCCGGAGCGGTATTTCTCCCATCGCGGCGAGCATGGGTTTACCGGCAGGATGCTCTCCGTTGTTGGATTGCGGGCAGGCGGGTAG
- a CDS encoding sigma-54 dependent transcriptional regulator, whose amino-acid sequence MPEHKQIKALLAVSRPAVSGPLRAYFHARGDSVEEVSPSPVDPVVERVSVLRPDLVVLELDGSIEALETMHRCFRTLPVVVFAPTSPEIAFAAARLGAVEILSFPLGSDELASKLNRVTARLADAPSRDAAPSRNAGNPSNEVLEDFPRIFSSSPRMMQIHDTINKVANTSATVLIRGESGVGKEIAARMIYALSERSHGPYIKLNCAAIPGDLLESELFGYESGAFTGAVRSKPGKFELADGGTLFLDEIGEMEPRLQAKLLHVLQDGQFSRLGAKGDVAVDVRVICATNQILEQRVAEGSFREDLFYRINVITISVPPLRERREEIPILIRYFLERYARVYQRTLVPLDPKVLDFLCDYSWPGNIRELENLCKRYVIVGDPTQIVRELSAHKKNENPVQPPQPAETAPASIAGDPSLLEIGHRAAWLAERAAIREMLVETRWNRREAARRLKVSYKALLNKIRVMEVESKG is encoded by the coding sequence ATGCCCGAACATAAGCAGATCAAGGCGCTGCTGGCCGTCTCGCGTCCGGCCGTCAGCGGACCTCTCCGTGCGTATTTCCACGCGCGGGGTGACAGTGTTGAGGAGGTTTCGCCATCTCCCGTTGACCCGGTAGTGGAGCGGGTCTCTGTCTTGCGTCCCGATCTGGTTGTGCTCGAGCTGGACGGCAGCATCGAGGCGCTTGAGACGATGCACCGCTGCTTTCGCACCCTGCCGGTTGTTGTCTTTGCGCCCACGTCGCCCGAGATTGCCTTTGCCGCTGCCCGGCTGGGCGCAGTTGAAATTCTCAGTTTCCCCCTCGGCAGTGACGAGCTTGCCAGCAAACTGAATCGTGTGACCGCCAGGCTGGCCGACGCTCCGTCGCGTGATGCCGCGCCCAGCCGCAATGCCGGCAATCCCAGCAATGAGGTTCTGGAGGATTTTCCCCGCATCTTCAGTTCGTCTCCGCGCATGATGCAGATTCACGACACCATCAACAAGGTCGCTAACACAAGCGCGACGGTCCTGATCCGCGGCGAGAGCGGCGTGGGGAAGGAGATTGCGGCACGCATGATCTATGCCCTCTCCGAACGCAGCCACGGCCCCTATATCAAGCTGAATTGCGCGGCCATTCCCGGCGACCTGCTGGAAAGTGAGCTGTTTGGCTACGAAAGCGGCGCTTTTACGGGAGCGGTACGCAGCAAGCCGGGGAAGTTTGAGCTTGCGGATGGGGGAACGTTGTTTCTGGACGAGATCGGCGAGATGGAGCCCCGCCTGCAGGCAAAGCTGCTCCACGTGCTGCAGGACGGCCAGTTTTCACGTCTGGGCGCCAAGGGGGATGTCGCCGTCGATGTTCGCGTGATATGTGCCACCAACCAGATTCTGGAGCAGCGCGTAGCCGAGGGCAGCTTCCGCGAAGACCTCTTCTACCGCATCAATGTCATCACCATCAGCGTCCCCCCGCTGCGCGAGCGGCGCGAGGAGATCCCGATCCTGATCCGGTATTTTCTGGAGCGGTATGCACGCGTTTATCAGCGCACCCTCGTTCCGCTCGATCCGAAGGTCCTGGATTTCCTCTGCGATTACTCCTGGCCGGGCAATATTCGCGAGCTGGAAAACCTTTGCAAGCGGTATGTGATTGTTGGCGATCCTACCCAGATCGTCCGCGAACTCTCCGCCCACAAGAAGAATGAAAACCCAGTCCAGCCCCCACAGCCGGCTGAGACCGCACCTGCGTCAATCGCCGGGGACCCTTCTCTGCTGGAAATAGGACACCGTGCCGCCTGGTTGGCGGAGCGGGCAGCCATCCGTGAGATGCTCGTAGAAACCCGCTGGAATCGCCGGGAGGCAGCAAGACGCCTCAAGGTGAGCTACAAAGCCCTCTTGAATAAGATCCGCGTCATGGAAGTTGAATCGAAGGGGTAA
- a CDS encoding M3 family metallopeptidase, translating to MAIKNSVHPAMVHPWQTPDQGGMTASSLTTWVEEKLAEHHQSIADLLQVSGSRTADNTLRPFDKAVAVLSSAASQTGVLNSVHPKKEIRDTAEAMTQKIAEVGTALSLNREVYLALRAMDVTFEDEATRHYVHRTLLDYRLAGVDKDDATRTHLRELHDKATMLSLAFSRNVQEGAKQVIVEDAAELAGLPTDFLESHRPSADGTIVLTTDFPDYMPVMTFATSDALRNRMFLAYNTRAYPQNKSILLDLMSTRQEIATILGYESWADLATANQMMQSAANMKKLIDDLERVSRSGAAQEYKMVLEFARTKQPEIQELDAASRGYWLEQYRRAAFDFDSQSVRPYFAYKRVQKGILETAERLFQVSFERVQVPVWDPSVTAWDVYDGEKKIGRFFLDMHPREGKDKWFSAAPMVPGVAGGQLPVVALICNFPGGKSEDPGLMQFSDVVTFFHEFGHLMHAILGGQQKWAGLSGIATEGDFVEVPSQMLEEFFHDARLLDTFALHYQTNEPLPPKLVGRMNRASAFGRADWVRTQLFYTSYALDMHSQHPEGLNPDALLKSDYQRFLPYRWIEGNRMYSAFTHLVGYSSNYYTYLFDKVIALDFFKQFDPENLLDGPTAMRYRRTVLEPGGSRPGNLLVLDFLDREQNFSAFEHWMGEEFAPA from the coding sequence ATGGCAATAAAGAATTCGGTGCACCCTGCAATGGTGCACCCGTGGCAGACTCCGGATCAGGGCGGGATGACCGCGTCCAGCCTCACCACCTGGGTAGAGGAAAAGTTGGCGGAACATCATCAGTCGATCGCCGATCTGCTCCAGGTCTCTGGCAGCCGTACTGCCGACAACACCTTGCGCCCTTTTGATAAGGCGGTTGCGGTGTTGAGCTCCGCCGCCTCGCAGACTGGTGTGCTTAACAGCGTTCACCCGAAAAAGGAGATCCGCGACACCGCCGAGGCGATGACGCAGAAGATCGCCGAGGTCGGCACAGCGCTGTCTTTGAATCGCGAGGTCTACCTCGCATTACGCGCCATGGATGTCACATTCGAAGACGAGGCGACTCGTCATTACGTGCACCGCACGCTGCTCGACTACCGTCTCGCTGGTGTCGATAAGGACGACGCCACACGGACCCATCTCCGGGAGCTGCACGACAAGGCCACCATGCTCTCCCTCGCCTTCAGCCGCAACGTGCAGGAGGGCGCCAAGCAGGTCATCGTGGAAGACGCGGCAGAGCTTGCGGGACTACCTACGGATTTTCTGGAGAGCCATCGCCCATCCGCCGATGGAACCATTGTTCTGACGACTGACTTTCCCGACTACATGCCGGTCATGACCTTTGCCACGAGCGACGCGCTGCGCAACCGCATGTTCCTGGCCTACAACACCCGCGCGTATCCGCAGAATAAGAGCATTCTGCTCGACCTGATGAGCACGCGGCAGGAGATTGCCACCATCTTGGGATACGAGAGCTGGGCCGATCTGGCCACGGCCAACCAGATGATGCAGTCGGCGGCAAATATGAAAAAGCTGATCGACGACCTGGAGCGCGTTTCCCGTTCCGGCGCTGCGCAGGAGTACAAAATGGTGCTCGAATTTGCGCGCACGAAGCAGCCCGAAATCCAGGAGCTGGATGCCGCCAGCCGTGGCTATTGGCTGGAGCAGTATCGCCGCGCGGCCTTCGATTTCGATTCCCAATCCGTCCGCCCCTACTTCGCTTATAAGCGCGTACAGAAGGGCATACTGGAGACGGCGGAGCGCCTCTTCCAGGTCAGCTTTGAGCGCGTTCAGGTGCCGGTATGGGATCCATCTGTAACCGCCTGGGATGTCTATGACGGCGAGAAGAAGATTGGCCGCTTCTTCCTCGACATGCATCCCCGCGAGGGTAAGGATAAGTGGTTCAGCGCAGCGCCTATGGTTCCCGGAGTCGCAGGCGGGCAGCTTCCGGTCGTCGCGCTGATCTGTAACTTTCCCGGTGGCAAATCCGAGGATCCGGGCCTGATGCAGTTCAGTGACGTCGTGACCTTCTTCCACGAGTTCGGCCACCTGATGCACGCCATTCTTGGCGGACAGCAGAAGTGGGCCGGCCTGAGCGGTATTGCCACGGAGGGAGATTTTGTCGAGGTGCCCTCGCAGATGCTGGAGGAGTTCTTCCACGATGCGCGGCTATTGGACACCTTCGCGCTGCACTACCAGACCAACGAACCGCTGCCGCCGAAGCTCGTCGGGCGCATGAATCGTGCCAGCGCTTTTGGTCGCGCCGACTGGGTTCGTACCCAGCTCTTCTATACCAGCTATGCACTGGATATGCACAGCCAGCACCCCGAGGGGCTGAACCCGGACGCGCTGCTCAAGAGTGACTATCAGCGCTTTTTGCCCTATCGATGGATCGAAGGCAACCGCATGTATAGCGCCTTTACCCACCTGGTCGGGTATTCGTCCAACTACTACACGTATCTCTTCGACAAGGTAATCGCACTCGATTTCTTCAAACAGTTCGATCCAGAGAACCTGCTGGATGGCCCTACAGCCATGCGCTACCGCCGCACGGTTCTGGAGCCCGGCGGTTCCCGGCCCGGCAACCTGCTGGTGCTCGACTTCCTTGACCGCGAACAGAACTTCTCGGCCTTCGAGCATTGGATGGGAGAAGAATTCGCTCCTGCATAG
- a CDS encoding dolichyl-phosphate beta-glucosyltransferase: MSNPQYSIIIPAYNEAARIGKALTEVLECMHRRNWSAEVIVVNDGSKDATAEIVEEFVRKDPAVRLLQNPGNRGKGYSVRHGILEGLGDILMFTDADLSAPIQEAERLFAAIAEGADIAIGSRWLERTRQTIHQPLYRQIFGRCFNLVTRSVIRLPFADTQCGFKAFRRAAAHTVFGLQRIERWGFDPELLFIALRKGYKVREVPVTWGHDERSRISYLKDGLRMLEDILYVRWNSLIGVYDREPGTASKASSC, translated from the coding sequence ATGTCAAACCCGCAATATAGCATCATTATTCCCGCATATAACGAGGCAGCTCGCATCGGGAAGGCCCTGACCGAAGTTTTGGAGTGCATGCATCGACGCAACTGGTCGGCTGAGGTCATCGTGGTCAACGATGGATCGAAAGACGCAACCGCAGAGATCGTAGAGGAGTTTGTGAGGAAGGATCCTGCCGTGAGGCTCCTGCAGAATCCTGGGAACCGGGGCAAGGGCTATAGCGTGCGCCACGGAATCCTCGAGGGCCTCGGCGATATCCTGATGTTCACCGACGCCGATCTCTCCGCACCCATTCAAGAGGCAGAAAGGCTCTTTGCCGCGATTGCAGAGGGGGCGGATATCGCCATTGGTTCCCGCTGGCTAGAGCGCACCCGGCAGACGATCCATCAGCCGCTCTACCGGCAGATCTTTGGGCGATGTTTCAACCTGGTGACGCGCTCGGTCATCCGCCTTCCGTTTGCGGATACGCAATGCGGCTTCAAGGCATTTCGCCGGGCCGCCGCACATACTGTCTTCGGCCTGCAGCGGATCGAGCGCTGGGGATTTGATCCGGAACTGCTTTTTATCGCGTTGCGCAAGGGATATAAAGTTCGCGAGGTACCCGTTACCTGGGGTCACGACGAGCGCTCTCGTATCAGCTATCTGAAAGACGGGCTGAGAATGCTCGAAGATATCCTGTACGTTCGCTGGAACTCGCTGATCGGGGTTTATGATCGCGAGCCGGGTACTGCGAGCAAAGCATCCTCCTGTTGA
- a CDS encoding integration host factor subunit beta, producing MTKADLVEEVTQLGDLTRRDGEVIVDTIFESVIQALQSGDKIEIRGFGSFRIRQRKPRIGRNPKTGAKVDVPAKRVPYFKPSKELRDLVNPRSPETGREGTAA from the coding sequence ATGACTAAAGCAGATCTGGTTGAGGAAGTAACGCAGCTGGGCGACCTGACACGGCGCGACGGAGAAGTGATCGTAGATACCATCTTCGAGTCCGTCATCCAGGCGCTTCAGTCGGGCGATAAAATCGAGATCCGCGGATTCGGCAGTTTCCGGATTCGCCAGCGCAAACCCCGCATCGGTCGAAACCCAAAGACCGGCGCAAAGGTCGACGTCCCGGCCAAGCGCGTTCCCTACTTCAAGCCGAGTAAGGAGTTGCGCGACCTGGTGAACCCCAGGAGTCCGGAAACAGGGCGCGAAGGCACTGCCGCATAG
- a CDS encoding NAD(P)-binding domain-containing protein, producing MTARRIGILGNGHVGSALARGLTNAKHDVRAVGNEPAKIRETASWAEIVILAVPFNAIDSVLKEAGSLDGKTVVDATNALGPEMQWALGFTTSGAEELQKKIPKARVVKAFNTVFAVHMDTGRVNNQQLTAFVAGNDADSKKSVLEIAGDIGFDAVDAGPLTNARLLEPLGYLNIQLGYVVGMGTQIGIKLLHDSKKK from the coding sequence ATGACAGCAAGAAGAATCGGAATTCTTGGTAATGGTCATGTGGGAAGCGCGCTGGCGCGGGGGCTCACGAACGCCAAACATGATGTCCGGGCTGTGGGCAACGAGCCGGCGAAGATTCGCGAGACGGCCTCGTGGGCAGAAATTGTCATCCTCGCTGTTCCTTTTAACGCAATAGATAGCGTCTTGAAGGAAGCAGGTTCCCTGGATGGAAAGACTGTGGTCGATGCCACCAACGCGCTGGGACCGGAGATGCAGTGGGCGCTTGGTTTCACCACCAGCGGTGCGGAGGAGTTGCAGAAGAAGATTCCCAAAGCGCGTGTTGTGAAGGCATTCAACACGGTTTTTGCCGTACACATGGACACGGGGCGAGTGAACAACCAGCAGCTCACTGCATTTGTCGCCGGCAATGATGCGGATTCGAAAAAGAGCGTGCTTGAGATTGCGGGGGATATTGGGTTCGACGCTGTGGATGCGGGGCCGCTCACGAATGCCCGTCTGCTCGAACCTCTTGGATATCTCAATATCCAACTCGGTTATGTCGTTGGTATGGGCACGCAGATCGGCATCAAGCTGCTCCATGATTCGAAGAAGAAATAA
- the sppA gene encoding signal peptide peptidase SppA: protein MEEERKHSVGFWLLIGSGLFAAFLVVVALIVLATLRSITGDAQFASIGGGNIGVIDIDGVILNADTLVDQLRKFQDDSSIKAIILHINSPGGGAAASQEIYDEVLHLRREKKKPIIASIESEGASGAYYIASGTEKIYANRASVVGSIGVIAEWTNYGELLKWAKLKPEVLKAGILKDAGSPTRDLTPVERAYMQGLVDNMHAQFISDVAAGRGLSTDTIRPLATGQVWTGEQALPLHLIDKTGSFRVALLETAKRVGISGEPHVVRPIAKHPGVLDLLNGDAGELFPNPAKLLEKNAGFYFLWR, encoded by the coding sequence ATGGAAGAAGAACGCAAACACTCTGTGGGTTTCTGGCTCCTGATCGGCAGTGGCCTCTTTGCGGCTTTTCTTGTGGTCGTCGCGCTGATCGTCCTTGCCACGCTCCGGAGCATCACCGGCGACGCACAGTTCGCCTCCATTGGGGGAGGCAACATTGGTGTCATCGACATTGATGGCGTCATCCTCAACGCGGACACCCTGGTGGACCAGCTTCGCAAGTTCCAGGACGATAGCTCCATCAAGGCCATCATCCTGCACATCAATTCTCCGGGCGGCGGAGCCGCGGCCTCGCAGGAGATCTACGACGAAGTGCTGCACCTGCGGCGGGAAAAGAAGAAGCCCATCATTGCCTCGATCGAGAGCGAAGGCGCCAGCGGCGCATACTATATCGCCTCCGGCACGGAGAAAATCTATGCCAATCGTGCCAGCGTCGTCGGCAGCATTGGCGTAATCGCCGAGTGGACCAATTACGGCGAGTTGCTGAAGTGGGCAAAGCTTAAGCCTGAGGTGCTGAAGGCCGGCATTTTGAAGGATGCCGGATCGCCGACCCGCGATCTGACGCCGGTTGAGCGAGCCTATATGCAGGGCCTCGTCGATAACATGCATGCCCAGTTCATCAGCGATGTGGCAGCAGGGCGTGGACTCTCCACCGACACGATCCGCCCACTTGCCACAGGCCAGGTCTGGACCGGGGAACAGGCACTCCCGCTGCACCTGATCGATAAAACGGGCAGCTTCCGGGTTGCGCTGCTGGAAACGGCCAAAAGGGTGGGGATCAGCGGCGAACCCCATGTCGTCCGGCCGATTGCGAAACACCCCGGGGTGCTCGATCTGCTCAACGGCGATGCAGGCGAACTCTTCCCCAATCCTGCGAAGTTGCTGGAAAAAAACGCTGGTTTTTATTTTCTTTGGAGATAA